One segment of Erigeron canadensis isolate Cc75 chromosome 2, C_canadensis_v1, whole genome shotgun sequence DNA contains the following:
- the LOC122589880 gene encoding replication protein A 32 kDa subunit A-like: protein MMFSESQFEGGSQIANSPASAANRDTNGIVPLTIKQISEASQSGDDKSNFVLSGADIVNVSVVGMVFNIVERNSYVTFTVDDATGKLECKRWLNEPYDKMQIEEIQEGIYVHVDGHLKSFKGDKHIDVFSVRPVTNFDEITFHFIASIHNHVRTLKAQNIQGNGTTLSENIDSNPNTPIQKGANGLKSNLSSQLSVPFNVDGLKGYDQMVLAYLQIPANYGNEKGIHTDELAQKLKLPQNKIMESIRTLEDEGMIYSTIDEFHYKATSSS, encoded by the exons ATGATGTTTTCCGAAAGTCAGTTCGAAGGCGGATCTCAGATCGCCAATTCTCCTGCCTCCGCCGCT AATCGTGATACAAATGGAATAGTGCCGCTAACGATAAAGCAGATAAGCGAAGCTTCACAGTCTGGTGATGATAAATCCAATTTTGTTCTTTCCGGTGCAGATATTGTTAAT GTTAGTGTGGTGGGAATGGTGTTCAACATAGTTGAAAGAAACAGTTATGTTACCTTTACTGTTGATGATGCAACTGGAAAGCTAGAGTGCAAAAGATG GCTCAATGAACCATATGATAAAATGCAAATTGAGGAAATCCA AGAAGGGATTTATGTCCATGTTGATGGGCACTTAAAAAGCTTCAAAGGTGATAAGCATATTGACGTCTTCTCTGTTAG GCCCGTGACAAACTTTGATGAAATCACCTTCCACTTCATTGCATCCATACACAACCATGTGCGTACTCTTAAAGCACAG AATATACAAGGTAATGGTACAACTCTTTCTGAGAACATAGATTCGAATCCAAACACACCCATCCAGAAAGGTGCAAATGGTCTGAAGTCAAACCTTTCAAGTCAG CTCTCTGTACCTTTCAATGTAGACGGATTAAAAGGATATGATCAAATGGTTCTTGCTTATCTCCAGATTCCTGCAAACTA CGGTAATGAAAAGGGCATCCATACCGATGAGCTTGCACAGAAGCTGAAACTTCCTCAAAACAAGATCAT GGAATCCATAAGAACACTTGAAGATGAAGGCATGATATACTCAACAATCGATGAATTCCACTACAAAGCAACAAGTAGCAGTTGA